From Streptomyces sp. NBC_00237, a single genomic window includes:
- the hisC gene encoding histidinol-phosphate transaminase, whose protein sequence is MSETSGTSAPSPKLRAVLDGIPTYKPGKPAAAAEGDGPVAYKLSSNENPYPPLAGVMERALDAAGVFNRYPDMACTGLMEELAKRFDVPVSHLATGTGSVGVAQSLLQATSGPGDEVIYAWRSFEAYPIITQISGATSVKVPLTDGDVHDLDAMFDAITEKTRLIFVCNPNNPTGTVVHGAELERFLDRVPKDILIVLDEAYREFIRDEQVPDGIELYRDRPNVAVLRTFSKAYGLAGLRVGFVVAHEPVAAALRKTAVPFGVSQIAQEAAVASLRAEGLLLERVDALIAERARVYDALVGQGWAVPVTQANFVWLRLGERTTDFAAACEQAGVVVRPFAGEGVRVTIGETEANDLFLKAAEAFRKEL, encoded by the coding sequence GTGAGCGAGACGAGCGGTACGAGCGCGCCGAGCCCCAAGCTGCGTGCGGTGCTGGACGGCATCCCCACGTACAAGCCCGGGAAGCCGGCCGCGGCCGCCGAGGGTGACGGTCCGGTGGCGTACAAGCTGTCCTCCAACGAGAACCCCTACCCGCCGCTCGCGGGCGTCATGGAGCGGGCGCTCGACGCCGCCGGGGTCTTCAACCGCTACCCGGACATGGCCTGCACGGGACTGATGGAGGAGCTGGCGAAGCGTTTCGACGTGCCGGTCTCCCACCTGGCGACCGGCACCGGATCGGTCGGCGTGGCGCAGTCGCTGCTCCAGGCGACCTCGGGTCCCGGCGACGAAGTGATCTACGCCTGGCGCTCTTTCGAGGCGTACCCGATCATCACGCAGATCAGCGGCGCGACCTCGGTCAAGGTGCCGCTGACCGACGGCGACGTGCACGACCTGGACGCGATGTTCGACGCGATCACCGAGAAGACCCGGCTGATCTTCGTCTGCAACCCCAACAACCCCACTGGCACCGTGGTGCACGGGGCCGAGCTGGAGCGCTTCCTCGACCGCGTGCCGAAGGACATCCTGATCGTTCTTGATGAGGCGTACCGCGAGTTCATCCGCGACGAGCAGGTGCCGGACGGCATCGAGCTCTACCGGGACCGGCCGAACGTCGCCGTGCTGCGCACCTTCTCCAAGGCGTACGGGCTGGCAGGTCTGCGCGTCGGATTCGTCGTGGCGCACGAGCCGGTGGCGGCGGCGCTGCGCAAGACGGCGGTGCCGTTCGGTGTGAGCCAGATCGCACAGGAGGCGGCCGTCGCCTCGCTGCGCGCCGAGGGCCTGCTGCTGGAGCGGGTGGACGCGCTGATCGCCGAGCGGGCGCGGGTGTACGACGCGCTGGTCGGCCAGGGCTGGGCGGTTCCCGTGACGCAGGCGAACTTCGTGTGGCTGCGGCTGGGGGAGCGCACGACCGACTTCGCGGCGGCGTGTGAGCAGGCGGGCGTCGTGGTGCGGCCGTTCGCGGGCGAGGGCGTGCGCGTGACGATCGGTGAGACCGAGGCGAACGACCTCTTCCTCAAGGCGGCGGAGGCGTTCCGCAAGGAGCTGTAG
- a CDS encoding LacI family DNA-binding transcriptional regulator: MTAPGKHQVSRTETPRRGSRPGRAGIRDVAAAAGVSITTVSDALNGKGRLPDATRRHVREVADRLGYRPSAAARTLRTGKSGLIGLTVTTYGDEPFTFTEFAYFAEMARAATSAALARGYALVILPASSRHSPFDVWQNVALDGTVVIDPSDEDAVVTELMRQGLPVVSDGRPAGSLPVTAWVDNDHEAAVLELLDHLADAGARRIGLLTGTTTDTYTRLSTTAYLRWCERVGQDPVYESYPAHDPCAGAVAADRLLARPDRPDAVYGLFDPNGTDLLAAARRYGLRVPEDLLLVCCSESTVYASTEPPITTLSLKPRRIGTAVVQLLIDAIEGLDTGRPVEQVIPTELIIRTSSQRRPPRTTVSAPRSPSGD, from the coding sequence ATGACAGCACCAGGGAAGCATCAGGTGAGCCGGACCGAGACACCCCGGCGAGGCAGTCGGCCAGGACGAGCGGGCATCCGGGATGTCGCCGCCGCAGCCGGTGTCTCCATCACGACCGTCTCCGACGCCCTCAACGGCAAGGGACGGCTCCCGGACGCCACCCGCCGCCACGTTCGCGAAGTCGCCGACCGGCTGGGCTACCGCCCGTCCGCCGCGGCCCGCACCCTCCGTACCGGTAAGTCGGGCCTGATCGGCCTGACCGTCACCACCTACGGGGATGAACCTTTCACCTTCACCGAATTCGCGTACTTCGCGGAGATGGCCAGAGCCGCCACCTCGGCGGCACTCGCCCGCGGCTACGCCCTCGTCATCCTCCCGGCGTCCTCCCGGCACAGCCCCTTCGACGTGTGGCAGAACGTCGCACTCGACGGGACCGTCGTGATCGACCCCTCGGACGAGGACGCGGTCGTCACCGAGCTCATGCGACAGGGCCTGCCCGTCGTTTCGGACGGACGCCCGGCCGGGAGCCTCCCGGTCACCGCATGGGTGGACAACGACCACGAAGCCGCCGTACTCGAACTCCTCGACCACCTCGCCGACGCCGGCGCCCGCCGGATCGGCCTCCTCACCGGCACCACCACCGACACCTACACCCGGCTCTCCACCACCGCGTACCTGCGCTGGTGCGAGCGCGTCGGACAGGATCCGGTGTACGAGTCCTACCCGGCGCACGACCCGTGCGCGGGCGCTGTCGCGGCCGACCGGCTGCTCGCCCGCCCGGACCGCCCGGACGCCGTGTACGGACTCTTCGACCCCAACGGCACCGACCTCCTGGCCGCCGCCCGGCGCTACGGGCTGCGCGTCCCGGAGGACCTCCTCCTCGTCTGCTGCTCCGAATCCACGGTGTACGCGAGCACCGAGCCACCCATCACGACGCTCTCGCTCAAGCCCCGCCGGATCGGCACGGCGGTCGTACAGCTCCTGATCGACGCCATCGAGGGACTGGACACCGGGCGGCCGGTCGAGCAGGTGATACCGACCGAACTCATCATCCGTACGTCGTCCCAGCGACGCCCTCCGCGCACCACGGTGAGCGCCCCGCGCTCACCATCGGGGGACTGA
- a CDS encoding metallophosphoesterase: MTQGAGQGPAVRTATLRDFRVPPYAQAPVATFDAEQVHTGERTFPEAMRPEAMRPEALQPEPLLPEQARPEDSYASHPGTYEPEPPFDENFSEEFDEDDEPAGYTPTQRDLPVISRDDLGGPGDTLRIPQPEFATQSDGEGLGPLFVVGDVHGYLVELLDALHEQGLIDEEGHWSAGNARLWFLGDFTDRGPDGIGVIDLVMRLSAEAAAAGGYCKALMGNHELLLLGARRFGDTPVNSGAGTATFQAAWLLNGGQKHDMERLQDVHLHWMARLDAVALEDGHLLTHSDTTAYLDYGSTIEDVNDTVHDILNRNDADECWDVFRRFTKRFAFRDEGGSDAVRELLHAYGGQRIVHGHSPIPYLLGEVGNEDTSEGEGSSGPVVEGPHVYADSLAIAMDGGVTMAGKLLVVQLPLND, translated from the coding sequence ATGACTCAGGGGGCCGGTCAGGGACCCGCGGTGCGTACGGCTACGTTGCGGGACTTCCGGGTGCCTCCCTATGCGCAGGCTCCCGTCGCGACGTTCGACGCGGAGCAGGTGCACACGGGGGAGCGGACATTCCCGGAAGCGATGCGGCCGGAAGCGATGCGGCCGGAGGCGCTTCAGCCGGAGCCACTGCTTCCGGAGCAGGCGCGTCCGGAAGATTCGTACGCTTCCCACCCGGGCACGTACGAGCCCGAGCCGCCCTTCGACGAGAACTTCAGCGAGGAATTCGACGAGGACGACGAGCCCGCGGGCTACACCCCCACCCAGCGCGACCTCCCGGTGATCAGCCGGGACGACCTCGGCGGCCCCGGGGACACCCTGCGCATCCCGCAGCCCGAGTTCGCCACGCAGTCGGACGGCGAGGGCCTCGGCCCGCTGTTCGTCGTCGGTGACGTGCACGGCTACCTGGTGGAGCTGCTGGACGCCCTGCACGAGCAGGGACTGATCGACGAAGAGGGCCACTGGTCGGCGGGCAACGCCCGGCTCTGGTTCCTCGGCGACTTCACCGACCGTGGCCCCGACGGCATCGGCGTCATCGACCTCGTGATGCGGCTGTCCGCCGAGGCGGCGGCAGCCGGGGGCTACTGCAAGGCCCTCATGGGCAACCACGAGCTCCTGCTGCTCGGCGCCCGCCGGTTCGGCGACACCCCCGTCAACTCCGGTGCGGGCACCGCCACCTTCCAGGCGGCCTGGCTCCTCAACGGCGGCCAGAAGCACGACATGGAGCGCCTCCAGGACGTCCACCTCCACTGGATGGCCCGCCTGGACGCGGTCGCCCTGGAGGACGGGCACCTCCTGACCCACTCGGACACCACCGCCTACCTCGACTACGGCAGCACCATCGAGGACGTCAACGACACGGTGCACGACATCCTCAACCGCAACGACGCCGACGAGTGCTGGGACGTCTTCCGTAGATTCACCAAGCGTTTCGCGTTCCGTGACGAAGGCGGCTCCGACGCGGTGCGGGAACTGCTCCACGCATATGGCGGCCAGCGCATCGTCCACGGTCACAGCCCCATCCCGTACCTCCTCGGCGAGGTCGGCAACGAGGACACCTCCGAAGGAGAGGGCAGCTCGGGGCCGGTCGTGGAGGGTCCACACGTCTACGCGGACTCGCTCGCCATCGCCATGGACGGCGGCGTGACGATGGCCGGAAAGCTGCTGGTGGTCCAACTGCCGCTGAATGACTGA